A section of the Candidatus Tanganyikabacteria bacterium genome encodes:
- a CDS encoding IS1634 family transposase has protein sequence MPSRDGPVHVATTTRSYKGKVYKTHLLRRSYREDGKVKNETVGNLSHLPDSVIELIKTALKGEVLTPATETFEAISSYHHGHVQAVLAAMKGLEFASLLDSHPSRERSLVMGMVAARILNADSKLATTRWWHVTTLSQELGIGDATEDDLYAAMDWLIERQDAIEKRLGKRHLFKGCLVLYDLSSTYVEGSRCPLAFLDHNRDGKKGKLQINFGLLADSRGCPVSVTVYPGNTGDSTTLLGQVTVLQDMFGIERIALTGDRGMISQKQINDLRDIDGVDWITALKTPQISKLMGQGYVQLGLFDDRNLFEFTHPDFPGERLIACRNPESAKLRAHKRRDLLAATVRELEKVERIVASGKLKDDGAIGVRVGKVVNRYKVGKHIDYEIQDRSFTFSVNEGRVAEEAALDGIYVIRTSLPAEVMGTDDAVRNYKNLASVERAFRSMKTMDLHVRPIYHHLEDRVRANIFLCMLAYYVEWHIFQAWREITLADEDQEAKKTRDPVAPAKRSEGALAKVQERKLDDGTIAASFRTMLSDLSGIVRNVCRRKGASHKEPTFTVTTTPSPLQRRALALVEGIVIAK, from the coding sequence ATGCCATCAAGAGACGGACCCGTCCACGTCGCCACTACGACCCGCAGCTACAAGGGCAAGGTTTACAAGACCCACCTTCTTCGCCGTAGCTACCGTGAGGACGGGAAAGTGAAAAACGAAACCGTCGGCAACCTGTCTCATCTTCCGGACTCGGTCATCGAGTTGATAAAGACGGCACTTAAAGGGGAGGTGTTGACGCCGGCCACCGAGACGTTCGAGGCGATCTCTTCATACCATCACGGGCATGTCCAGGCCGTGTTGGCCGCCATGAAGGGGCTCGAGTTCGCGAGTCTCCTCGACTCGCACCCGAGCCGAGAGCGTTCTCTGGTCATGGGAATGGTGGCTGCGCGGATCCTGAACGCCGACAGCAAACTGGCGACCACTCGCTGGTGGCACGTAACGACGCTTTCCCAGGAGCTTGGCATCGGCGACGCCACTGAGGACGACCTGTATGCCGCCATGGATTGGCTCATCGAGCGCCAGGACGCGATCGAGAAGAGACTCGGCAAGCGTCACCTCTTCAAGGGCTGCCTGGTGCTCTACGACCTGTCGTCGACCTATGTCGAGGGCAGCCGCTGCCCTCTTGCGTTCCTGGATCACAACCGAGATGGCAAGAAAGGGAAGCTGCAGATCAACTTCGGCCTCCTTGCGGACAGCCGCGGCTGTCCCGTGTCCGTGACCGTCTATCCCGGAAACACGGGCGACTCGACCACTCTGCTCGGGCAGGTGACCGTGCTTCAAGACATGTTCGGAATCGAGCGCATCGCGCTAACCGGCGATCGGGGCATGATTTCGCAGAAGCAAATCAACGATCTCCGGGATATCGATGGCGTCGACTGGATCACGGCCCTCAAGACCCCGCAGATCAGCAAGCTCATGGGGCAGGGCTATGTGCAACTCGGGCTGTTCGACGACCGGAATCTATTCGAGTTCACCCATCCTGACTTCCCCGGAGAACGTCTGATCGCCTGCCGAAATCCGGAATCGGCAAAGCTCCGGGCTCACAAACGTCGGGATCTCCTGGCGGCGACGGTGCGGGAACTCGAGAAAGTCGAACGGATAGTGGCCAGCGGCAAACTCAAGGACGACGGCGCTATCGGCGTGCGGGTCGGCAAGGTCGTGAATAGGTACAAGGTCGGCAAGCACATCGACTACGAGATCCAGGACCGCAGTTTCACCTTCAGCGTCAACGAAGGCCGAGTCGCCGAGGAGGCTGCACTCGACGGCATCTACGTGATCCGCACAAGCCTGCCCGCCGAGGTGATGGGGACCGACGACGCGGTCCGGAACTACAAGAACTTGGCCTCCGTGGAGCGAGCCTTCCGGTCAATGAAGACCATGGACCTGCATGTCCGGCCCATCTACCACCACCTGGAGGATCGGGTCCGGGCCAACATCTTCCTTTGCATGCTCGCGTACTACGTCGAATGGCACATCTTTCAGGCCTGGCGCGAAATCACCCTGGCGGACGAGGATCAAGAGGCCAAGAAGACCCGGGATCCGGTCGCCCCAGCGAAGCGGTCCGAGGGAGCGCTCGCAAAAGTACAAGAGCGAAAGCTGGACGACGGCACCATCGCCGCCAGCTTCAGGACCATGCTGTCGGACCTGAGCGGGATCGTCAGGAACGTATGCCGGCGAAAGGGCGCTTCTCACAAGGAGCCGACGTTCACGGTCACGACCACCCCCAGTCCCTTGCAACGCCGAGCGCTTGCACTGGTAGAGGGAATCGTGATCGCGAAGTAG
- a CDS encoding class IV adenylate cyclase, which translates to MAAMKDGPEIEAKYRLRPGQRGAIAATLGHPARVHRQLDVYFDVPGRVLRVRWEDGKALLTRKDAASTSEDGIKSRHEVEVPLPGGAAPILEDLLPWLGHRRLTEVRKERHEYDLDGFVVCLDRIEGLDPPDFVEIESAGGGLDALRALRDRLGLAPDQCETRSYARLVAEAGGAAQSRPLPGHQPQ; encoded by the coding sequence TTGGCAGCCATGAAGGATGGGCCCGAAATCGAGGCCAAGTACCGCCTGCGGCCGGGACAGCGCGGCGCGATCGCCGCGACCCTGGGCCACCCGGCGCGCGTGCACAGGCAACTTGATGTGTACTTCGACGTACCGGGGCGCGTGCTGCGCGTGCGCTGGGAAGACGGCAAGGCGCTCCTGACCCGCAAGGATGCCGCGTCGACCAGCGAGGACGGCATCAAGAGCCGCCACGAGGTCGAGGTTCCGCTCCCCGGCGGCGCCGCGCCCATCCTCGAGGACCTCTTGCCGTGGCTCGGCCACCGGCGGCTGACCGAGGTGCGCAAGGAGCGGCACGAGTACGATCTAGACGGCTTCGTGGTCTGCCTCGACCGCATCGAGGGCCTTGACCCGCCGGATTTCGTGGAAATCGAGTCGGCGGGCGGCGGCCTGGATGCCTTGCGGGCCCTGCGGGACAGGTTGGGCCTGGCTCCCGACCAGTGCGAGACCAGGTCGTACGCGAGATTGGTCGCCGAGGCCGGCGGGGCCGCGCAGTCCCGTCCGCTTCCCGGTCACCAGCCCCAATGA
- a CDS encoding N-6 DNA methylase yields the protein MATQIQRHAAKDLLLDEAVDQLAGRLPVAVAPEGRRREAASYLVAASLEGLLLGEPDEALAEAVRDAARSGMPLLTDDVTRKQEERLAAELSPVVASLFGRASWTPGDGELLGPLFERSLAADHRKSLGQYYTPDAIIAFLLERALEPFDPLAAAPFRVIDPACGAGNFLAPAAERLLAAYRERRADLVRARPGERWDDASLVARIFRDHLAGLDIDPWAVRVCRIRLRLKALALAARTLPDPLVGHGDALRQGSDAHVVLAERYAAVVGNPPYGADLSATEKAYVAARYHLGKGRYDTTALFVERGLQLLQPGGRLALVAPHGITRTGAYGPCRELLARTARYVALLDAGQAFPGVNLEAVAFVAQRRTTGDPPDGPVDLATMRGGRLERLGRQAESFFRDRPTVPIYVPGDVGTLVARLEAGGRALSELARIRRGCPISARDPGIGRHPGVPVVRGRDIARYAILTPADLLALAREARPLFGPSEPAALGVDRVGFQNIASGVVATLLPAGTLPLDTVNVLEPREDLDLLGLLGFLNSRLAAFYFRLVISNMANLTVHLDAPTLGSLPVPDLLPSVGAAVRALLELRGTDAPLQRLDAAATVVDDAVFAAAGLGPPDRAIVLQRTEPQLAALARRRRG from the coding sequence ATGGCGACGCAAATCCAGCGACATGCTGCCAAGGATCTGCTCCTCGACGAGGCGGTCGACCAACTGGCCGGCCGCCTGCCGGTGGCGGTGGCTCCCGAGGGGCGCCGCCGCGAGGCCGCCAGCTACCTGGTCGCGGCGTCCCTGGAAGGCCTCCTGCTGGGCGAACCCGACGAGGCCCTCGCCGAGGCGGTGCGGGACGCGGCCCGGTCGGGCATGCCGCTCCTGACCGACGACGTGACGCGCAAGCAGGAGGAGCGGCTGGCGGCCGAACTTTCGCCCGTGGTCGCCTCCCTGTTCGGGCGCGCCTCATGGACGCCGGGCGACGGGGAGTTGCTCGGGCCCCTGTTCGAACGAAGCCTCGCGGCGGACCACCGCAAGAGCCTGGGGCAGTACTACACCCCCGACGCCATCATCGCGTTTCTTCTCGAACGGGCGCTGGAACCGTTCGATCCGCTCGCGGCGGCACCCTTTCGCGTGATCGATCCGGCCTGCGGCGCCGGCAACTTCCTCGCCCCGGCGGCCGAGCGACTCCTGGCGGCGTACCGGGAGCGCCGCGCCGACCTGGTGCGCGCCCGACCGGGCGAGCGCTGGGACGATGCGTCGCTGGTCGCCCGGATCTTCCGCGACCACCTCGCCGGCCTCGACATCGATCCTTGGGCCGTCCGGGTCTGCCGCATTCGCCTGCGCCTCAAGGCCCTGGCCCTGGCGGCCCGGACCCTGCCCGATCCGCTCGTCGGGCACGGCGACGCGCTGCGCCAGGGCAGCGACGCGCACGTGGTCCTGGCCGAGCGGTACGCCGCCGTGGTCGGGAACCCCCCTTACGGCGCGGATCTGAGTGCGACCGAGAAGGCCTACGTGGCGGCGCGCTACCACCTGGGCAAGGGCCGTTACGACACCACCGCCCTGTTCGTCGAGAGAGGGCTGCAACTGCTGCAGCCCGGCGGACGACTGGCCCTGGTGGCGCCCCACGGGATCACGCGGACCGGCGCCTACGGCCCGTGCCGGGAGCTTCTGGCGCGAACGGCCCGCTACGTCGCCCTCCTGGATGCCGGGCAGGCGTTTCCCGGCGTCAACCTCGAGGCCGTGGCATTCGTCGCGCAGCGCCGGACGACCGGCGATCCGCCGGACGGCCCGGTCGACCTGGCGACCATGCGCGGAGGCCGCCTGGAGCGCCTGGGCCGGCAGGCCGAGTCGTTCTTCCGCGACAGGCCCACGGTGCCGATCTACGTGCCCGGCGACGTGGGCACGCTGGTCGCGAGGCTCGAAGCCGGCGGGAGAGCCCTTTCGGAGCTGGCGCGCATCCGGCGCGGGTGCCCCATCTCGGCGCGGGATCCGGGCATCGGCCGGCACCCGGGGGTGCCCGTCGTGCGCGGTCGCGACATCGCCCGGTACGCGATCCTCACGCCCGCGGACCTGCTCGCGCTCGCCCGCGAGGCCAGGCCGCTCTTCGGCCCGAGCGAGCCGGCCGCCCTGGGGGTCGACCGCGTGGGCTTCCAGAACATCGCCTCGGGGGTGGTGGCCACGCTGCTCCCGGCCGGGACCCTGCCGCTGGATACGGTCAACGTGCTGGAGCCGCGGGAAGACCTCGACCTGCTCGGGCTGCTGGGTTTCCTCAACAGCCGCCTGGCGGCCTTCTACTTCCGCCTCGTCATCTCGAACATGGCCAACCTGACCGTCCACCTGGATGCGCCGACGCTCGGCTCCCTGCCGGTCCCAGACCTCCTCCCGAGCGTGGGGGCGGCCGTCCGGGCTCTGCTGGAACTGCGCGGGACGGACGCGCCCCTGCAGAGGCTGGATGCCGCGGCGACCGTCGTCGACGACGCGGTGTTCGCCGCGGCCGGACTGGGACCCCCGGATCGGGCCATCGTCCTCCAGCGGACCGAGCCCCAGCTAGCAGCGCTCGCTCGCCGCCGGCGCGGCTGA
- a CDS encoding S8 family serine peptidase → MNARGRPIMAVACALLAACAPLRPGVPAGASPGLAGSDVSAGIAAAGAPPELSARVGEQRGADAIDTPFVATAPGGQNAAHAAGEIVVGLAAGAAPPLDLGPLGKAVVKDEVFLPRRYALLGLPAGADPARVAAAMAAAPGVVSASANHRAVLRFAPTDDLLLPAQWAFEPEVADVYGAWSKLPGETASASRWTDTVVAVVDSGVDAGHPDLNVLPGFAATGATASGSNVPTDAADGEGHGTGVAGIVGARKGGANIGAAGIVPNIRILPIRVTDEFGGASDFAMVRGLLYAAYYNRSDSPHPNLAGAGGKVRVVNMSVGPLAVHRSQIFDDALEFLRRRGILVTVAAGNFGVDGRVEIPANSPAAVGVSATMQYLGFEMLAPYSSRGPEIWVAGPGNYLWSTAPKGAASDYSAAYTLFNGTSSAAPFVAGVAAAINLLYGSGQADQDTPQWADRVKRRLADTADDLGNPGFDHQYGYGRVNARRALEGALP, encoded by the coding sequence TTGAACGCGCGCGGCCGACCGATCATGGCGGTAGCCTGCGCGCTCCTGGCCGCGTGCGCGCCGCTGCGCCCGGGCGTGCCGGCCGGCGCATCCCCGGGACTCGCCGGATCCGATGTCTCCGCGGGCATAGCCGCTGCCGGGGCGCCCCCGGAACTCTCCGCCAGAGTCGGGGAGCAACGTGGGGCCGACGCGATCGATACGCCCTTCGTGGCGACCGCGCCCGGCGGCCAGAACGCCGCTCACGCGGCCGGCGAGATCGTGGTGGGCCTCGCAGCAGGAGCCGCGCCACCCCTGGATCTGGGGCCGCTGGGCAAGGCCGTGGTGAAGGACGAGGTCTTCCTCCCGCGGCGCTATGCCTTGCTGGGCCTGCCCGCCGGCGCCGATCCGGCGCGCGTGGCCGCCGCCATGGCGGCCGCCCCGGGCGTCGTCTCGGCCAGCGCCAATCACCGGGCGGTGCTGCGGTTCGCACCCACCGACGATCTGCTCCTGCCCGCCCAGTGGGCTTTCGAGCCCGAAGTGGCCGACGTGTACGGCGCCTGGTCCAAGCTGCCGGGCGAGACGGCCTCGGCCTCCCGGTGGACCGACACCGTCGTGGCCGTCGTGGACAGCGGCGTGGACGCCGGCCATCCGGATCTCAACGTGTTGCCGGGATTCGCGGCGACCGGCGCCACGGCGTCGGGATCCAACGTGCCCACCGACGCCGCGGACGGCGAGGGGCACGGCACCGGCGTGGCCGGCATCGTCGGGGCCCGGAAGGGCGGCGCCAACATCGGCGCCGCGGGAATCGTGCCCAACATCAGGATCCTGCCGATCCGGGTGACCGACGAGTTCGGAGGCGCCTCGGATTTCGCGATGGTGCGTGGCCTGCTGTACGCGGCGTACTACAACCGGAGCGATTCGCCGCATCCCAACCTCGCAGGGGCGGGCGGCAAGGTCCGGGTAGTCAACATGAGCGTCGGACCCCTGGCGGTCCACCGGTCGCAGATCTTCGACGACGCCCTGGAGTTCCTGCGCCGGCGCGGCATCCTGGTGACCGTGGCGGCCGGCAACTTCGGCGTCGACGGCCGCGTGGAGATCCCGGCCAACAGCCCCGCGGCTGTGGGCGTCTCGGCAACCATGCAGTACCTGGGCTTCGAGATGCTCGCGCCGTACTCGAGCCGCGGTCCGGAGATCTGGGTCGCCGGCCCGGGCAACTACCTGTGGTCGACCGCTCCGAAGGGCGCGGCCTCGGACTACAGCGCGGCCTACACCCTCTTCAACGGCACCAGTTCGGCGGCGCCGTTCGTCGCCGGGGTGGCCGCCGCGATCAACCTCCTCTACGGCTCGGGACAGGCCGACCAGGACACCCCGCAGTGGGCCGACCGGGTCAAGCGGCGCCTGGCCGACACGGCCGACGACCTGGGCAACCCGGGCTTCGACCACCAGTACGGCTACGGCCGGGTCAACGCCCGCCGCGCCCTCGAGGGCGCGCTTCCCTGA
- a CDS encoding GGDEF domain-containing protein — protein MREDRRQTLLVIQAPAGAGAFVDAAAEPRRGAMSPATDLHALLALAYTDDLTNLPNRRFLQSRLHDAVGRSLALAEALSILVLDIDRFKRINDRFGHSAGDQVLIEFAKVLRATSRASDVMGRWGGEEFLYILPGTLANAKTQAERLREAVAAFPFGAPRLDLRLTVSIGVTEYRPGESAGDLIDRADRLLYRAKGEGRDRAIACDQGSAPSRARRALTRP, from the coding sequence ATGAGAGAAGACAGGCGACAGACCTTGCTGGTGATCCAGGCCCCGGCCGGCGCGGGGGCCTTCGTGGACGCCGCGGCCGAACCGCGCCGCGGCGCGATGAGCCCGGCAACCGACTTGCACGCCCTGCTGGCATTGGCCTACACCGACGACCTGACCAACCTGCCTAACCGCCGCTTCCTGCAATCTCGCCTGCACGACGCCGTCGGCCGATCCCTGGCGCTGGCCGAGGCCCTGTCGATCCTGGTACTGGATATCGACCGCTTCAAGCGGATCAACGATCGGTTCGGGCACTCCGCGGGCGACCAGGTGCTGATCGAATTCGCCAAGGTCCTGCGAGCGACGTCGCGGGCGAGCGACGTGATGGGCCGGTGGGGCGGCGAAGAGTTCCTCTACATCCTCCCGGGAACGCTGGCAAACGCCAAGACGCAGGCGGAACGCCTGCGCGAGGCGGTGGCGGCCTTTCCGTTCGGCGCCCCCCGCCTGGATCTCCGCCTGACCGTGAGCATCGGCGTGACCGAGTACCGGCCGGGCGAGAGCGCCGGCGACCTGATCGACCGGGCGGATCGCCTCCTGTACCGGGCGAAGGGAGAAGGGCGCGACCGGGCGATCGCCTGCGATCAGGGAAGCGCGCCCTCGAGGGCGCGGCGGGCGTTGACCCGGCCGTAG
- a CDS encoding alpha/beta fold hydrolase: MQRLSVLLLFTLAATACGSPVAAPPSGAARPDPAAVARDLVAGLDSDGDRALGPGEADLVLAAGEFRKADRDGSGRVDTAELAAFLAGYSSLPASQGVKASSLGGVAIGIGIGLTAVTAGYLTYAGLKGANDVMWPSLNQSTTKPSEIGLVAEEIVLDADIKGLKGWYIPAARPTTKAIVFQHGHGGNKSQFLAEFVPWLRQDYNIVTFDFRGCGESPKAPSSLGYFEAQEVTAAIALAKARGNTSIGLMGFSMGAAASLIAGAQDPSIKAIVEDCSFSDWYHAFHPRIVTKKYPLPAAVAVAIEKTLELKLGINAAGAQPVKFMPRWAGRPVYIIHGDADAATTPDNAHLLYAATAEPRTMWLAPGAGHADSHKVHPQEYERRVLDFFKAAL; this comes from the coding sequence ATGCAAAGACTCTCCGTCCTGCTCCTGTTTACCCTCGCCGCCACCGCTTGCGGCTCTCCCGTGGCTGCGCCGCCGTCCGGCGCCGCGCGGCCCGACCCGGCTGCCGTGGCCCGCGACCTCGTGGCGGGCCTCGATAGCGACGGCGACCGGGCCCTTGGCCCGGGCGAGGCCGACCTGGTGCTCGCGGCTGGCGAGTTCCGGAAAGCCGATCGGGACGGCAGCGGAAGGGTGGACACCGCCGAACTCGCGGCGTTCCTGGCCGGGTACTCGTCGCTCCCGGCCAGTCAGGGCGTCAAGGCGTCCAGCCTGGGGGGTGTCGCCATCGGCATCGGCATCGGCCTGACCGCCGTCACCGCCGGCTACCTGACCTACGCCGGCCTCAAGGGCGCCAACGACGTCATGTGGCCGAGCCTGAACCAGTCGACCACGAAGCCCTCGGAGATCGGGCTGGTTGCCGAGGAAATCGTCCTGGATGCCGACATCAAGGGCCTCAAGGGATGGTACATCCCCGCCGCGCGGCCCACCACGAAGGCGATCGTCTTCCAGCACGGGCACGGCGGCAACAAGAGCCAGTTCCTGGCCGAGTTCGTGCCCTGGCTGCGGCAGGACTACAACATCGTGACCTTCGATTTCCGGGGCTGCGGGGAATCGCCCAAGGCCCCGAGCAGCCTGGGCTACTTCGAAGCGCAGGAGGTCACCGCCGCGATCGCCCTGGCCAAGGCCAGGGGCAACACCTCGATCGGCCTGATGGGCTTCTCGATGGGCGCCGCGGCCTCGCTGATCGCCGGGGCCCAGGATCCGAGCATCAAGGCCATCGTGGAAGACTGCTCGTTCTCCGACTGGTATCACGCCTTCCATCCCCGCATCGTCACGAAGAAGTATCCCTTGCCTGCCGCGGTGGCCGTGGCCATCGAGAAGACCCTGGAGTTGAAGCTCGGAATCAACGCGGCCGGCGCCCAGCCCGTGAAGTTCATGCCGCGGTGGGCCGGTCGGCCGGTGTACATCATTCACGGCGACGCCGACGCCGCCACGACCCCCGACAACGCCCACCTCCTCTACGCGGCGACCGCCGAGCCCAGGACCATGTGGCTTGCGCCGGGCGCGGGCCATGCCGACAGCCACAAGGTCCACCCGCAAGAGTACGAGCGGCGCGTGCTGGACTTCTTCAAGGCCGCGCTGTAG
- a CDS encoding TVP38/TMEM64 family protein, translated as MSALHDTAAEPGSDPPGAPALAAAAAHAAPSPLAGSPPARRRQWRWLLLGSLAVAILAAQVVAGGGALEPQALRQALADLGVWAPVGFIALNVGYNLLTLPAAAMTLLAGLLFGPLWGCVFNVIGATLGAAIAFSIARGLGREAIEARLGGRLRDLDAKLRARGFLSMLILRMVPILPFNFVSYGAGVTGVRFGSFVAATALGITPLVALYAFFGSAAGKALGF; from the coding sequence GTGAGCGCCCTTCACGACACCGCAGCCGAGCCCGGGAGCGATCCTCCGGGCGCGCCGGCGCTCGCCGCGGCGGCGGCGCACGCTGCGCCCTCGCCGCTCGCCGGCTCGCCTCCTGCCCGGCGCCGCCAGTGGCGCTGGCTGCTCCTCGGGTCGCTGGCTGTCGCGATCCTGGCGGCCCAGGTCGTCGCGGGCGGGGGGGCCCTCGAGCCGCAAGCCCTGCGGCAGGCCCTCGCCGATCTCGGCGTGTGGGCGCCGGTGGGCTTCATCGCGCTCAACGTCGGCTACAACCTCCTGACGCTCCCGGCCGCGGCGATGACGCTCCTGGCCGGCCTCCTGTTCGGGCCGCTCTGGGGCTGCGTGTTCAACGTGATCGGCGCGACCCTCGGCGCGGCGATCGCCTTTTCGATAGCCCGGGGCCTGGGGCGGGAGGCGATCGAGGCGCGACTGGGCGGCCGGTTGCGGGACCTCGACGCCAAGCTCCGCGCCCGCGGCTTCCTCTCGATGCTGATCCTCAGAATGGTGCCCATCTTGCCGTTCAATTTCGTCAGTTACGGCGCCGGCGTCACGGGCGTGCGCTTCGGGAGCTTCGTGGCCGCCACCGCGCTCGGCATCACGCCGCTCGTGGCGCTGTATGCATTCTTCGGCTCGGCAGCCGGAAAGGCTCTGGGATTCTGA
- a CDS encoding DUF423 domain-containing protein, with protein sequence MDRVFFAAGCLSGLLAVAAGAFGAHGLRARLDPALLEVWKTAANYQLIHALALVAVAWAAQRFPQGTWQPAGWCFLAGTLLFCGSLYGLSALGWRFLGPITPLGGLAFLAGWALLAWAAIK encoded by the coding sequence ATGGACCGCGTGTTCTTCGCCGCCGGCTGCCTGAGCGGCTTGCTGGCCGTGGCGGCCGGCGCGTTCGGGGCCCACGGCCTTCGCGCCCGCCTGGATCCGGCGTTGCTCGAGGTCTGGAAGACCGCCGCGAACTACCAGCTGATCCACGCGCTGGCGCTGGTCGCCGTTGCCTGGGCGGCGCAACGCTTCCCGCAAGGCACCTGGCAACCGGCCGGTTGGTGCTTCCTGGCCGGTACCCTGCTGTTTTGCGGGAGCCTCTACGGGCTTTCGGCCCTTGGCTGGCGCTTCCTGGGCCCGATCACGCCGCTGGGCGGCCTGGCCTTCCTGGCCGGCTGGGCCCTGCTGGCCTGGGCAGCGATCAAGTAG
- a CDS encoding HAMP domain-containing histidine kinase translates to MTTSAFLSNLGHEMCGPVSFVNGFAGILRDGVLGPLSPDQIQAVDRIREGSDRLLHLVDRLISFARIQDGTFKVEPREQNYAPVVEGVVSAFEPFAARKGVSLGLEPGFSGAGLLDPHATTLVLCNLVDNAVKFTPAGGRVSVRTRREEGFILTEVADSGAGIAAGDLGEIRRRLRKGGPGTAGGLGIGIVGPIVAAHGGEVRVHSVPGEGTTFAFTLPAGR, encoded by the coding sequence GTGACGACGAGCGCCTTTCTTTCGAACCTGGGGCACGAAATGTGCGGGCCCGTCAGCTTCGTCAACGGCTTCGCGGGCATCCTGCGCGACGGCGTGCTGGGTCCCTTGAGCCCCGACCAGATCCAGGCGGTCGACCGCATTCGCGAGGGCTCCGATCGTTTGCTGCACCTGGTCGACCGGCTGATCTCCTTCGCCCGCATCCAGGACGGCACCTTCAAGGTGGAGCCCAGAGAGCAAAACTACGCGCCGGTCGTCGAGGGCGTCGTCTCCGCTTTCGAGCCTTTCGCCGCCCGCAAGGGCGTCTCGCTCGGGCTGGAGCCGGGCTTCTCGGGGGCGGGCCTGCTCGATCCCCATGCGACGACCCTGGTGCTCTGCAACCTGGTCGACAACGCCGTGAAGTTCACGCCGGCCGGGGGACGCGTCAGTGTGCGGACGCGGCGGGAGGAAGGATTCATCCTGACCGAGGTGGCCGACTCGGGCGCGGGCATCGCCGCGGGCGATCTCGGCGAGATCCGCCGGCGGCTCCGCAAGGGCGGGCCCGGTACCGCGGGTGGCCTCGGCATCGGCATCGTGGGGCCGATCGTCGCGGCGCACGGCGGCGAGGTGCGGGTCCACTCCGTGCCGGGCGAAGGAACCACGTTCGCGTTCACCCTGCCGGCCGGACGCTGA